One genomic segment of Syngnathus acus chromosome 1, fSynAcu1.2, whole genome shotgun sequence includes these proteins:
- the c1h4orf33 gene encoding UPF0462 protein C4orf33 homolog isoform X1 has translation MGLVRGLQFVTVICMTLSCDSLPNMQAEFEILHTWDSNPVNHDPIRIIFSPGVEGLKMKTFAPFFNDPEAPAGAPGQPFPGLWNYEVVESFFLDSTTDNYLEVEICPHGQHLVLLLSGVGQAFQQELPLVFNATVIGDKWMGEALLPWIYFPPNVNKMNSYAIHGSGEMRTYEALYSIPRDEIVEGQKPNFHALKYFGNFRLQSIMGDGWEQPESDLWKGKR, from the exons ATGGGGTTAGTTCGTGGACTGCAGTTTGTGACAGTCATTTGCATGACATTGAGTTGTGATTCTCT GCCGAATATGCAAGCAGAGTTTGAGATCCTGCACACTTGGGACAGCAATCCTGTGAATCATGACCCCATCAGGATCATCTTCTCTCCTGGTGTTGAAGGGCTAAAAATGAAGACTTTTGCTCCCTTTTTCAATGACCCAGAGGCCCCAGCTGGAGCACCTGGCCAGCCATTCCCTGGGCTCTGGAACTATGAAG TTGTTGAGTCCTTCTTTCTCGATAGTACTACAGACAATTACTTAGAGGTGGAGATTTGTCC ACATGGTCAGCATTTGGTATTACTGCTGTCAGGGGTTGGCCAAGCGTTCCAG CAAGAACTGCCGCTGGTTTTTAATGCGACAGTCATCGGAGACAAATGGATGGGTGAGGCTCTCCTTCCCTGGATTTATTTTCCTCCCAATGTGAACAAGATGAACTCTTATGCTATTCATGGCTCCGGAGAGATGCGCACATACGAAGCACTCTACTCCATCCCCCGTGATGAGATAGTCGAAGGACAGAAGCCAAATTT CCATGCCCTGAAGTATTTTGGCAATTTCCGACTGCAAAGTATCATGGGGGATGGCTGGGAGCAGCCAGAGTCTGATCTCTGGAAGGGAAAACGCTGA
- the LOC119119535 gene encoding sodium channel and clathrin linker 1-like → MAEDSTEVENLQTQLRTTKSDLRTAIVKVDEMTKQLQSVQHQLKRQEEDEAEAQRREEAAQKQIQHLQTTISQQETRIKVACQEAETALKDQAMWENTAANLKARCSTLEQEKYEGLDKVRECVEMAEEATLQKEEAQLRAKQLREELEKTKKAFQQLIKDAALCFNKELDNIRQQCNTEMQSMAEELSLLQMECVDKQSQIERSKRERKAFEEGMAKVDCKVDDELRKIDDFHHRCLKAERMRDEMSIILESTQSKLKKLEADYSEELSRRQEEVQQLKGCLDAAREDCGRISDERLQLQQENVQFRREMDELRKASLQVQKKAKQQITQMMQEYSIKEKTLKGQMSDLEEHSRSSSADLMRLLTAQQKSIQRWKVEASNMAQALESRIKTLTEELDLHQQRSHEYEIQLSKNNDTIVEYERQLAVFREKASRLQRRLTEVEQQTLPSQQADSSSQLALG, encoded by the exons ATGGCGGAAGACAGCACAGAGGTAGAGAACTTACAAACCCAGCTCAG AACAACCAAATCTGATCTGAGAACAGCCATAGTCAAAGTGGATGAGATGACCAAACAGCTCCAGTCTGTTCAGCACCAGCTAAAGAGACAG gaagaagatgaagcaGAGGCTCAGAGGAGAGAGGAAGCAGCACAGAAACAAATCCAGCACCTTCAGACAACCATCAGCCAGCAAGAGACCAG AATAAAAGTTGCATGTCAGGAGGCAGAGACTGCACTCAAAGATCAAGCTATGTGGGAGAATACAGCAGCGAACCTAAAGGCCCGTTGTTCTACTTTAGAACAGGAGAAGTATGAGGGTCTGGACAAAGTGCGAGAGTGTGTTGAGATGGCTGAGGAAGCAACATTGCAGAAGGAAGAG GCTCAGTTAAGAGCAAAGCAGTTGAGGGAGGAGctagagaagacaaaaaaggcCTTCCAACAGTTGATCAAGGACGCTGCTCTTTGCTTCAATAAAGAG CTGGATAATATTCGTCAGCAGTGCAACACTGAAATGCAAAGTATGGCTGAAGAATTGTCTCTATTGCAAATG GAGTGTGTGGACAAACAGTCTCAGATTGAGAGGTCAAAGCGAGAGAGAAAAGCTTTTGAAGAGGGAATGGCAAAGGTAGAT TGCAAGGTAGACGATGAGCTTCGGAAGATTGATGACTTTCACCATAGGTGTCTAAAGGCAGAGCGGATGAGGGATGAAATGAGCATCATTTTAGAAAGTACCCAAAGCAAACTAAAAAAGTTGGAAGCGGA CTACAGTGAGGAGTTATCCCGACGCCAGGAAGAAGTGCAACAGCTAAAGGGCTGTTTGGATGCAGCAAGAGAGGACTGTGGCAGAATCAGTGATGAGCGACTCCAGTTGCAACAGGAGAATGTTCAGTTCCGCAGGGAGATGGATGAGCTGCGGAAGGCTTCTTTGCAAGTCCAAAAGAAGGCCAAACAACAG ATTACACAGATGATGCAAGAGTACAGCATTAAGGAGAAAACACTAAAAGGACAGATGAGTGACCTGGAGGAGCACAGTCGCAGCTCAAGTGCTGATCTGATGCGCCTTCTGACAGCACAGCAGAAAAGTATCCAGCGCTGGAAAGTGGAGGCGTCAAACATGGCCCAGGCTTTGGAATCCAGAATTAAAACTCTCAC agAAGAATTGGATCTACACCAACAGCGTTCACATGAGTATGAAATCCAGCTGTCAAAAAATAACGATACTATTGTGGAG TATGAGAGACAGCTGGCTGTATTCCGAGAGAAAGCCAGTCGCCTCCAGAGACGACTAACTGAAGTTGAGCAACAAACTCTACCTTCACAACAG GCTGACAGCAGTTCCCAATTAGCTCTTGGATAG
- the c1h4orf33 gene encoding UPF0462 protein C4orf33 homolog isoform X2: MQAEFEILHTWDSNPVNHDPIRIIFSPGVEGLKMKTFAPFFNDPEAPAGAPGQPFPGLWNYEVVESFFLDSTTDNYLEVEICPHGQHLVLLLSGVGQAFQQELPLVFNATVIGDKWMGEALLPWIYFPPNVNKMNSYAIHGSGEMRTYEALYSIPRDEIVEGQKPNFHALKYFGNFRLQSIMGDGWEQPESDLWKGKR; the protein is encoded by the exons ATGCAAGCAGAGTTTGAGATCCTGCACACTTGGGACAGCAATCCTGTGAATCATGACCCCATCAGGATCATCTTCTCTCCTGGTGTTGAAGGGCTAAAAATGAAGACTTTTGCTCCCTTTTTCAATGACCCAGAGGCCCCAGCTGGAGCACCTGGCCAGCCATTCCCTGGGCTCTGGAACTATGAAG TTGTTGAGTCCTTCTTTCTCGATAGTACTACAGACAATTACTTAGAGGTGGAGATTTGTCC ACATGGTCAGCATTTGGTATTACTGCTGTCAGGGGTTGGCCAAGCGTTCCAG CAAGAACTGCCGCTGGTTTTTAATGCGACAGTCATCGGAGACAAATGGATGGGTGAGGCTCTCCTTCCCTGGATTTATTTTCCTCCCAATGTGAACAAGATGAACTCTTATGCTATTCATGGCTCCGGAGAGATGCGCACATACGAAGCACTCTACTCCATCCCCCGTGATGAGATAGTCGAAGGACAGAAGCCAAATTT CCATGCCCTGAAGTATTTTGGCAATTTCCGACTGCAAAGTATCATGGGGGATGGCTGGGAGCAGCCAGAGTCTGATCTCTGGAAGGGAAAACGCTGA